One window of Parambassis ranga chromosome 3, fParRan2.1, whole genome shotgun sequence genomic DNA carries:
- the dldh gene encoding delta-like protein D: MGRLCLLLVVSLSLLTCQVLCSGVFELKLQEFLNKKGITGNGNCCPGGSADQGNQQCECKTFFRICLKHYQASVSPEPPCTYGGSVTPVLGSNSFQVPETNADSFTNPIRFPFGFTWPGTFSLIIEALHTDSLDDLTTDNPDRLISRITTQRHLTVGEEWSKDTQTAGRTELRYSYRFLCDEHYYGEGCSVFCRPRDDAFGHFTCGERGEIICNSGWKGQYCTEPICLPGCDEEHGYCDKPGECKCRVGFSGRYCDDCIRYPGCLHGTCQQPWQCNCQEGWGGLFCNQDLNYCTHHKPCLNGATCTNTGQGSYTCSCLPGFTGASCEIEVNECSGNPCRNGGSCIDNENGYKCTCPPGFYGNNCELSASTCADGPCFNGGRCVDNPEGGYFCQCPMGYAGFNCEKKIDHCSSNPCLNGAECVDLVNSYLCQCPEGFSGPNCEDSSSSLSGYCLSFPCQNGGTCQEGVNGYTCTCPPGYTGKNCSSPISRCHHNPCHNGATCHERGGRYVCACIPGYGGHNCQFLLPEHQPVVDGPDRRLSSPESGNTEDLEDDYSGFPWTAVCAGVFLVLVILIGCSVLVVYIRVKLQDRHSHHGDSVHSDSHETMNNLTTTNNCLRSDKELGAMMPTSIKNTNKKADYHSDLAGSLGGLSGISGLNGSEKNGFKTRYPSVEYNLVHEVRPEELSLCKEEERDEPEAKCEMLDECDAEERYRKRHNSDASECKQVESASCSEAKYQSTIDLNCHATSDLKYQSTSDVKFQSTSDAEYHSDSRYQCTTDTKYQSVYVISDQKDECIIATEV; encoded by the exons ATGGGACGCCTGTGTCTGCTCCTGGTTGTCAGTCTCTCCCTGCTCACCTGCCAG gttttgtgcTCTGGAGTGTTTGAGCTGAAGCTGCAGGAGTTTCTCAACAAGAAGGGGATCACTGGGAACGGCAACTGCTGCCCAGGAGGCTCCGCTGATCAGGGCAACCAGCAGTGTGAGTGCAAGACTTTCTTTCGGATCTGTCTGAAGCACTACCAGGCCAGCGTGTCCCCCGAGCCTCCCTGCACCTATGGTGGGTCTGTGACCCCCGTTCTCGGCTCCAACTCATTTCAGGTGCCAGAGACAAACGCGGACAGCTTCACCAACCCAATCCGCTTTCCCTTCGGCTTCACGTGGCCA GGGACGTTTTCACTGATCATTGAAGCTCTGCACACTGACTCCCTGGACGACCTGACAACAG ACAACCCAGATCGACTGATCAGCAGGATCACCACCCAGCGTCACCTCACTGTGGGGGAAGAATGGTCCAAGGACACGCAGACAGCCGGCAGGACTGAGCTGCGCTACTCCTACCGCTTCCTGTGTGATGAGCACTACTACGGAGAGGGCTGCTCTGTGTTCTGCCGGCCCAGAGATGATGCTTTTGGACACTTCACCTGTGGCGAGCGTGGAGAAATTATATGCAACTCTGGCTGGAAGGGACAGTACTGCACTGAAC CAATTTGCCTTCCTGGATGTGATGAAGAACATGGCTACTGTGACAAACCAGGAGAGTGCAA GTGTCGTGTGGGCTTTAGTGGGCGTTACTGCGATGACTGCATCCGTTACCCAGGCTGCCTCCATGGCACCTGCCAACAACCCTGGCAATGCAACTGCCAGGAGGGATGGGGTGGGCTCTTCTGCAACCAGG ATCTTAACTACTGTACGCACCACAAGCCCTGTCTTAACGGAGCCACCTGTACCAACACTGGCCAGGGCAGCTACACATGCTCCTGCTTACCTGGATTCACAGGTGCCAGCTGTGAGATTGAAGTCAATGAATGTTCTGGAAACCCTTGTCGTAATGGAGGCAGCTGCATT GACAACGAGAATGGGTATAAGTGCACCTGCCCACCTGGTTTCTATGGGAACAACTGTGAGTTAAGCGCCAGCACCTGTGCAGACGGCCCGTGCTTCAATGGTGGGCGATGTGTCGACAACCCAGAAGGTGGCTACTTCTGTCAATGCCCGATGGGATATGCTGGATTTAACTGCGAGAAGAAGATAGACCATTGCTCCTCAAACCCCTGTTTAAATG gtgcagagtgtgtggatCTGGTGAACTCCTACCTCTGTCAGTGTCCTGAGGGATTTTCAGGTCCAAACTgtgaagacagcagcagcagcctctcagGATATTGTCTGTCCTTTCCTTGTCAGAATGGTGGGACATGCCAGGAGGGAGTCAACGGCTACACCTGTACCTGCCCTCCAG GCTATACtggcaaaaactgcagctcacCTATCTCCCGCTGCCATCACAATCCCTGCCACAACGGAGCCACTTGCCATGAGCGTGGTGGTCGATATGTGTGCGCCTGCATTCCAGGGTACGGCGGTCACAACTGCCAGTTCCTCTTACCAGAGCATCAGCCAGTTGTGGATGGACCAGATCGCAGATTGTCTTCCCCTGAAAGTGGAAATACAGAAGATTTGGAGGATGACTACAGTGGATTTCCTTGGACTGCCGTGTGTGCCGGTGTCTTCCTTGTTCTTGTGATCCTCAttggctgctctgtgctggtggtCTACATTCGGGTCAAGCTGCAGGACCGACACAGTCACCATGGTGACAGTGTCCACAGTGACAGCCATGAGACCATGAACAACCTGACGACCACCAACAATTGCCTCCGCAGCGACAAGGAACTGGGTGCTATGATGCCGACATCAATTAAAAACACCAACAAGAAGGCAGATTACCATTCAGACCTCGCGGGGTCTCTGGGTGGTCTCAGTGGAATCAGCGGGCTCAACGGATCAGAGAAGAACGGCTTTAAAACTCGCTACCCTAGTGTGGAGTACAACCTGGTCCACGAGGTCCGGCCTGAGGAGCTGTCACTGTGTAAAGAAGAGGAACGAGATGAGCCAGAGGCCAAATGTGAAATGCTGGAtgagtgtgatgcagaggagaGATACAGGAAGAGACACAACAG TGATGCTTCAGAATGCAAACAAGTGGAGTCAGCAAGCTGCAGCGAAGCAAAGTATCAGTCAACCATTGATTTGAACTGTCACGCGACAAGCGATCTTAAATACCAGTCCACCAGTGACGTCAAATTCcagtcaaccagtgatgctgaaTACCATAGTGACAGCCGGTACCAGTGTACCACAGACACCAAATATCAGTCCGTCTACGTTATATCGGACCAAAAGGATGAATGTATCATTGCTACAGAG GTATGA